The following nucleotide sequence is from Pseudobdellovibrionaceae bacterium.
TTATTGAACCAGCCTTGGCTGTAGAGTTGGACTTCCGCGTGTCAGGCCCCTTTTCGCTGATTCTGGGTGGAAGCCAGGCGGTCGACAGTTTGAGAACCGATTACGGGCTTGGCATTCGCGTGGATGTACCAGGTTTTTTTCTTCTCGGCGGCTCTCCCAGAGATTTGAGGCGAGCAATGAAGAATTACCCAGTTAACACCTCAATTTACTATATCTCCAGCGTGACGACGATTAAGGCCGCCAACACTCCAGATGTGAGATCCGTCACCGGCACCTATGGTTTTACCATTGATATTTTTCTGTTTAATAAAGTGGCCTATTGGACCAATCACGTTTCCGTGTACACACTCCAAGGCAACAGCTTTCTGGCTCTAGGATCGGGTTTGGGAGCTCAGTTCTAACCTGAACAAGTTCTCAATGGCCCCGAGGGGGCGGCGCCTACCTGCAGGCCCTATTGGTTTTCCTGAGTCTGAGGGGTGTCTTTTTTGTCCACAATGTCTTTGAAATACTCTAAAGCCTGAGGGGAGTCCCACTTATCAACGCCGGCGATCTTGCGAATCAAGGTGTTGTCGTAGCCAAGAATATAAGATTCGGGCAAAACCTGAGTCCCATAAAGATCGGCAACCTTTTGATCTTTGTCCCACATCACCTTGATGTTGGGATCATCTGCCTTGAAGGCCTTGATAAAGGCCTTCAGTTCATCAAGTGTGTTGTCAGCACTGATGGCCAAGAGAATAATATCTCCCTTAAATTCGCGAATGAGATTCATGAGAGAGGGAAACTCCTCAACACAGGGTTCGCACCAGGTCGCCCAAAAACTGACAATAACAACTTTGTCTTTAAGGGCCGACAACTGAATCGGTTCACCAGCAAGGGTATTGAGTGTGAAATCGGGAACACCCTTTTTCTCCATTTGGTTGAGTTTCTGCGTTCCTTCTGGAGGGCGGGACCCTTGCATGAGAAACTCCTGGTACTTCCACCAGCCTAGACCCATCAATCCGCCAACCAGTACAACGGCTAGTATTCCTTTTACAGCATGAGACATTTTTTAGCTCTCCCCGCTTCCATCGATTTCACATGGAATCTCACTTCATTTGCTTCTATTCTATTAGCGAGAAATGACAAGAAGTACCTTTGCTGTCCTACAGCAAAACAGATGTTTGAGAGGCTTAGTTGGATATTTTAGTCACAGGTGCCGCCGGATTCATTGGTTCAGCCATCACTCGAAAGCTTCTCGATCGGGGCGATAGCGTCCTGGCTGTGGACAACCTAAGCCCCTACTACGATGTCCAGTTGAAGAGAGATCGGCTGAGCCTTTTATCGGGTCACTCTGAGTTTAAGTTCCTAGAGATGGACGTCGCTCATCAATCGGAGTTTCACCAGGCCTATAGGGAGTTTTCCCCTCATGTGGTGGTTCATCTGGCCGCACAACCGGGAGTCCGCTACTCCATTGAACACCCAGAGGAGTACATTCACTCCAATATTGGTGGCTTTTTCTCCGTCCTTGAGACTTGTCGCCAGGAAAAATGCCGACACTTGGTTTTTGCCTCTTCAAGTAGTGTTTATGGTGCCAACACCAAGATGCCCTACTCGGTTCATCAGGGAACAGAGCATCCCTTGTCTCTGTACGCGGCCACCAAAAAATCAAATGAGATGATGGCTCACAGTTATGCCCATCTCTACCGCCTGCCCTGCACAGGGTTGCGGTTCTTCACTGTCTACGGTCCGTGGGGGCGCCCCGATATGGCAGCCTTTACCTTCGCGAGAAAAATCCTCGCTGGCGAGCCCATTGAGGTCTTCAACGAAGGCCATCACCATCGGGATTTTACCTACATTGACGACGTCACTGAGGCTCTGACCCGGATCGTGGACCGCCCACCAGTGACCAATCCCCTGTGGTCGGGAGAGTTTCCTGATCCGGGGACTAGTCTCGCACCTTACAAGATCTACAATATTGGCAACCACTCTCCCGTGCTCCTTTCTGACTTCATTACAATCTTGGAGAAGCTTCTGGGGCGCAAGGCTGTGCGTCAACTTAAGGGCCTCCAACCTGGAGACGTTCCCGACACCTATGCTGATGTGGAAGATCTGCAATTAGACTTTGAGTTCAAGCCCAACACCCCTCTGGAAGAGGGTTTGGCCTCATTTGTTGCGTGGTATCAGAAGTACTTTAAAATCTCCTAAATTCCCCGACTTTTGGATTGCTCTTGTGATCATTCGCGCCTAGCTTGGATGAGTCTAAAACAAACCAATTCATTCACGATGACGACGATGAGAGGGGGATTCTGTGAAATCATTGGCTAAGTTTGTAATGTCGGCCGCTGCAATTGCTGTGTTGGCTGGTTGTTCGACTCTTTCCAAAGAGCAGTGTGAAATGGGTGACTGGCATGAAATCGGTCGCATGGACGGGTCCAAGGGGTATGAAATGGCTCGCTTCCAACAACACGTCAAGGCCTGTGGCGAATACGGCGTTACCCCCAGCCGCGAAGTCTACACTAAAGGTCGCGATGTTGGTTTGACCACCTACTGTACGCCAGAAAATGGAATGACAGTTGGCCGTAATGGCAGTGCCTACAAGAATGTCTGCCCAGCCAATTTGGAGCGCTTGTTCCTGAAGAAATACAAGATCGGTAAGGAGATGTACGACATCGATTCTCAGATTAAGCAAATCGACTACGACATTGAAAGCATCGACGGCCAGTTTGACAACGCCAAGTTGTCCAGCAGCGATCGCTCTCGCCTACGTAGCGACCAGCGCCGCTTGGAAAGAGAGAAGGACCGCCTGCAAAAGCGTCTCACCATGATCGAAATGAAAGAGATGGTGACTGAGACAATTCAAGAAAAGAACTGATCTTCTAGGAATGAGTCAGCAAATAAAAACCGAAGGCATTTACGTCTTCGGTTTTTTATTCCTTACTGATGCTGATGATTATAGCTCATCGCCCCCATCACCTCCAGCATGATGTCTGGGTCTTCAAACTCACCTTTCAGCATCCTGCTTAAAATGTCTGGAGAGTCTTGCTTCCAAAATCGATAGCCCAGAACTCCGAACGCGTGAGGGTCACTGGCCCAGATCATTGAGTTAATGTGAGTTTCATAATCCAGCTTCTTGCCTGGCCACAGAGCTAAAACCTCAGCCCGTTCTTTATCGGCCATGGTTTCAATCTGAACATTATAGGCTATGAACTCACTGGTGGCGTGGGCCATGTGAAAGCCCCTTTGAACACTCATAATGTGATGGTAGCGGTGCGATACCTCGTGAGTGACGACCGATGTGTGGTACTCGTAATTGATTGGCAATGAGTCAAACACCTTCCGCGACATCAAGTAATCAGTGCCCCAAGAGGACATTTCAATCTTCTCATTTTCACGGTTATAGAGCCCATAGACCCTTTGCCACTCAACGATTTCGCCCTTGTCATTCTTGATAGGGTTGAGGACTTCTTCCTTGAACTCCACTTCAATTTTTTGGCCATTGGAATCAAAGCCAAATTGATCGAAAAAGCTCTGAGCCCGCTTAATCCCTTCGCAGGCAATCGTCAGATCCATAGGGTTCAAATAGATGACATTGACGTAGGACAAGCCACAATTGCCTGTTCGCTTCTCCATTGTCGGCCGAATAGCGGAAGACTGAATTTGGATAAGGGCAAAGGCATGCCCACCCATTAGAAGGATTAAAACCAATGACGTTATCTCTATTAAAGCTCTTAAAACCCTCATAAATGCCCCTTATCAATGTTGTTGGCTCATGGAGAAAGATTCTTGTTACCCGATGGCCCTTGATAATTCACCTAAGACGCCTTGCGCAAACGGCGACATCTGCCCAGCTGTCATTTTGAAATTATTATAGTAAAATCAGAGGTTTGGATAACTTTGGCGGAGAATGACCTATAAACGACTCTTATAGTGACCGCGAATCTTCCACAGCTCCAAGGGTGCCCTGAGAAAATCGATAAACTTGACTCGGCTGCCTTCCACATCGACCCACCGATGAAGAGGTAATTCATAAATAATTTCAATACCTTGGCTCTTGTAAATGGGCGTCCCTAGGATGCGAAAAAGTAGCTCCACATCAAACAGCCAGCGAGACAAGAAGGGCTGTGCAAATATGGCGGCCGCCAATTCACGACGGACGATTTTGGCTCCACACTGGGTATCGTAGACGGGGAGGCTAAGAGCTAAGCTGGCAAAGGTGGCGAACACGCGGCCTGAATAATGGCGGTACCAGTGACGTACGATTTGAGCCCCTAAGCGAAGAATTCGGGCACCCATGATCATGGACAAGTAAGGCCTCTCTTTTACCGTGCGCCTGAAGTAAGGGATCTCATTTAGTGGAGTGGCTAGATCGGCATCCCAGTATCCAACCCATTCGCAGTCGGTTTCATCAAGGAGCTTAAGTACCCCCTCGCGTACACTTTCGGCCTTACCACGATTTTGCTGACGATCAACATAGGAAATCAATGGTGACTTTTGAGCCATGTCCTCAAGGATACGGCCTGTTTCGTCCCAGCTGCCGTCATTTACAAAGCAAAAAAGGGTGTCCTCACCCTCTCTTTGCAGAAACTCCAGAAATGCCTTTTGATCGAGGCGCTTGGCCTCGTTGTAGCAAGGAACGACTATGCCTAGTTTCATCAGCTCTTATGGTGCTTCCAATAATGCTGGGACAAATGTCACCTCAAGCTCAGTGCCCGCAGGCTGTTCTTCAAGTGCCAGCGAAGGTCCCAGGTTAATTCCCACGCGACCAGGATCATAACTCCATCCCGCATCCACGTCTTCTTCAATAATCTGGGTACCGTACTTCACTTGAATGGTCTTCACAACCGGGATTTGCTTCATGGGAATAAACATACCCACTCTGCGGACCAAGTCATCGCCAATCGCCGCCAGACGCTGACCATAATCAGGGGCGCAGAGGCTAAAAGAAATGCCCTTGGTCATATGGAGAAATTCCTCAATCTTAAGTGGGGTCTCTCCTGAATCATCCCGGTCACAGTTTTTTTCCGATGAAGGAATGATCACTCCATAGGAAATGACCTTTTCCCGATCCCAGTCCTTGAGATTCATTAGGAAATTATAGGT
It contains:
- a CDS encoding TlpA family protein disulfide reductase, with translation MGLGWWKYQEFLMQGSRPPEGTQKLNQMEKKGVPDFTLNTLAGEPIQLSALKDKVVIVSFWATWCEPCVEEFPSLMNLIREFKGDIILLAISADNTLDELKAFIKAFKADDPNIKVMWDKDQKVADLYGTQVLPESYILGYDNTLIRKIAGVDKWDSPQALEYFKDIVDKKDTPQTQENQ
- a CDS encoding NAD-dependent epimerase/dehydratase family protein, encoding MDILVTGAAGFIGSAITRKLLDRGDSVLAVDNLSPYYDVQLKRDRLSLLSGHSEFKFLEMDVAHQSEFHQAYREFSPHVVVHLAAQPGVRYSIEHPEEYIHSNIGGFFSVLETCRQEKCRHLVFASSSSVYGANTKMPYSVHQGTEHPLSLYAATKKSNEMMAHSYAHLYRLPCTGLRFFTVYGPWGRPDMAAFTFARKILAGEPIEVFNEGHHHRDFTYIDDVTEALTRIVDRPPVTNPLWSGEFPDPGTSLAPYKIYNIGNHSPVLLSDFITILEKLLGRKAVRQLKGLQPGDVPDTYADVEDLQLDFEFKPNTPLEEGLASFVAWYQKYFKIS
- a CDS encoding DUF2799 domain-containing protein, with product MKSLAKFVMSAAAIAVLAGCSTLSKEQCEMGDWHEIGRMDGSKGYEMARFQQHVKACGEYGVTPSREVYTKGRDVGLTTYCTPENGMTVGRNGSAYKNVCPANLERLFLKKYKIGKEMYDIDSQIKQIDYDIESIDGQFDNAKLSSSDRSRLRSDQRRLEREKDRLQKRLTMIEMKEMVTETIQEKN
- a CDS encoding glycosyltransferase, with the protein product MKLGIVVPCYNEAKRLDQKAFLEFLQREGEDTLFCFVNDGSWDETGRILEDMAQKSPLISYVDRQQNRGKAESVREGVLKLLDETDCEWVGYWDADLATPLNEIPYFRRTVKERPYLSMIMGARILRLGAQIVRHWYRHYSGRVFATFASLALSLPVYDTQCGAKIVRRELAAAIFAQPFLSRWLFDVELLFRILGTPIYKSQGIEIIYELPLHRWVDVEGSRVKFIDFLRAPLELWKIRGHYKSRL